The Microbacterium forte sequence TGCTCGGCATGACCTTGGTGAGGTCAGCGGAGTCCGCCTGCGAGCGCTGAGAGGCCGTTGCAGCGGCGACCGCGGGAGCGATGCCCAGACCACGCTCGATCTCACGCAGACGCTCCAGCATCTGACCGGCGTCGTCAGGACGCTCGTCCGGCGACTTCTCCGTCGCCCAGAGCACGAGCTCATCGAGCTGCTCGGGCACGCCGGGGTTTCGAACGCTCGGCCGAGGCACCGACTCGGTGGCGTGCTGGAACGCGATCTGCATGGGCTGCTCGCCCTTGTAGGGCTGTTCGCCGACGAGCATCTCGTAGAGCATGATGCCGAGCGCGTAGATGTCGCTCCTGGCGTCTGCCGTGCCGCGGGTGACGAGCTCGGGTGCCAGGTAGGCGATGGTGCCGAGCAGCTGCTGGCCGGTGGCCGTGTTCGCGGTCGTCGCACGGGCGAGACCGAAGTCGCCGATCTTGATGCGGCCGTCTTCGGCCAGCAGCACGTTCTCGGGCTTCACATCGCGGTGGACGATCCCGGCCCGATGCGCTGCCGAGAGTCCGGCGAGGACGGCATCCATGATCGTGATCGTCTGCGGGATCGTGAGCCGCTTCTGCTCGCGCAGCAGCTCGCGCAGCGTGATGCCCGGGAGGTACTCCATCACCAGGTAGGCGAGTTCGCCGTCCTGGCCCTGATCGAACACGTTGACGACATGCGGGTCGGCCAGCCGTGCCGCTGCGCGCGCCTCTTGGATGAACCTGCTCTGGAAGGCGGAATCGTCGCTGAGATGCGCATGCATGACCTTCAGAGCGATGCGTCGCTCGAGTCGGAGATCGGTGGCGACATAGACAGTGGCCATGCCTCCACGCGCGATCCGGGCCCGCACACGGTATCGACCGTCGACAAGCCGCCCGATGAGGGGGTCGGCCTGCTGATTGGTCGTCACGTCAAGATTCTATGGAGAACTGCCTGAAAGCCCGGGGAGCGGCTCGCCCCTTGCACCTGCGGGTTTGCTCGGAGGGCGGTCAGCCGTGGATGCCGAGCCACTGATATGCCTGGGTCTCCCACTGGCCGTATCGCTCGGGATATGCCGAGATCTGCACGGTCTGCGCGGCATCCGTGAAGCGCAGGGCTTCCCAGCCGGGGATGTCGAGAAGTCCGCGGGAGGCCTGTCCGTTCGGGTCTGCGGAGCCGCCGTAGAACACCCGCGTGCTGCGGTCGGGGTCGACCGCCTGCTCGGGGGTGCCCCAGCCCATGCTGGGGCGCTGCTGGAAGAGGCCGAGCGAGTCGCGGTCGCCCGACGGCAGATTGCGCATGCTCGACTCGACCATCGCAGTGGCGAGGGCGATCGCGATGGCACGGTCGGGCACGCCGAGCTCGCGCCCGACGCGGATGATGGTCGAGGCGTTGCCGGCCTGTTCGGCATCGAGGGTCGCGAACAGCTGCGCCGGGGGCGTGGTGGCGACCGCAGCAGGCGCAGGCGACGGAGCGGCGACCGGCGCGGCGGCGACGGTCAGGCTCTGACCGGGGTAGATGATCGCCCCAGAGCTCAAGCCGTTCAGTGCATAGAGCTGTGCAACGGTCGTGCCGTACTTCTTCGCGATCGCGAACAGCGTGTCGCCTGCCGCAACGGCGTGCGTCTGGCCGCCGGCCGCCACGGGAGCGGGAGCGGGTGCGGTCGTCGGGACCGGGGCCGGAGCGGGCGCCGGAGCGCCGGTGAGCGCGAGCTGCTGGCCGGGATAGATGACGGATTCCCTGGTGAGGCCGTTCGCGGCGAGCACGGCGTCGACGCTCGTGCCGTGCCGCTGCGCGATGCTGAACACGGTGTCGCCGGCAGCGACGGTGTGGGTCGCAGTCGAGCCCGTCTGGGCGGGCGCCGTGGGCGCCGCGGGGGTGGCTCCCGCGGTCAACGACAGGGTCTGCCCCGGGTAGATGACCGAGCGCCAGCCGAGTCCGTTCCAGCCGAGCACGTCGACTGTCCGCAGCCCGAAGCGGTTCGCGATGGAGGAGATCGTGTCACCCGGCTGCACGGTATACGAGGCGGGCGGCGCTTCGGCCGACGCGATGCGCGTCGGTGCGGACTGGAGCCGTTCGATCGGCGAGGAGACGGCATCCGCAGAGACGGGTGTGGCGGCGATCGCCGCCGACAGGGTGCCCAGCACGGCTGCAGGTACCCCGAGCTGGATATAGCGCGTCCGTCGCGCGACAGCATGCGTTGTCAAGGTGCTCTCCCTTGTTCGACGTCCGCCCACGGTGACACGTATGTATACGGAAGTCAACAGAAGTGACTGATGATGCTGGCGATGCGAATGTGACTCAAGGCCGCGATCCTGCCGGAAATGCGGTCGGCTCTCAGAGGTGAGATAGTTGCAAGGTGTCTGTGTCGTCTGAAAGCAACCCCTCCGAAACCCCGCAGTCCGGGGCCGCGTCCGAGAACGCTGTGAGCACCTCCGGCGTCACTGCCACCGAGTGGCTGACCATGCCGGACCTCGTCGATGTGCTCGATGAGACGCTGGGCCGCGTGCGTCGGCTGATCGATGAGCATTACCTCATCGGATCGCGTCGCTCCGGCGTGTTCGCGGTTCCGTCGGTGTTCATCGTCGACGACCACCCGCTGTCTTCGCTGCGCGGCACCATCATCGTCCTGCAGGACGCAGGCTTCACCGATGACGAGGTCATCGACTGGCTTCTCGCTCCCGACGACGAACTGGGTCGCTCGCCGATCGACGCGCTTCTCGCCGGGCACAAGAGCGCCGTCCGCAGGGTCGCCCGAACCCTCGCCTGAACCGAGCGGACGCCACCGCTCGCTGTCGGCCCCCGATCTCAGGCCGATCGCACCGTCGCCGCGCGTGCGAGATCCCGGAGGTCGCCGACAGCCGCATTGTCGAGTCGCGCTCCGGAGAGCGCCCGATCGGCTTCCCGTGCGTAATCCTCGATCATCCGCTCCACACGCTCGAGAGCGCCGGATGCCGTGATGGTCGCCTGCAGGAACGCGACCTGCTCTGCCGTGAGCTCGGGATCGCCGAGCATCTCATCGAACAGGTTGCGGGCCGACGTGTCGAGCGTCTGCCTCGTGAGGGCGACGAGCACCGTCCGCTTGCCCTCGCGCAGGTCGTCGCCCGCCGGCTTGCCTGTGACCGCGGCATCGCCGTAGACGCCGAGCAGGTCGTCGCGAAGCTGAAACGCCATCCCGACCGGATGACCGAACCGGCGGAGGGCCAGGAGCTGATCGTCGTCGGCATCTGCGATCGCCGCGCCGAGAACCAGCGGCTGCTCGATGCTGTACCGCGCGGACTTGAACGAGACCACCCGCAGGGCGCGCTCGACGTGCGAGTCGGTGGCGTGGACGCTCCAGGCGGACTCCTCGGCGATGTCGAGGAACTGGCCGACGGTGACATCTCGGCGCATGCGGCCGTACTCTCGTCGAACCGCCGCGGCATGGGGGAGCGGTTCGATCGCGTCCTCGAGAAGGTCGTCGCTCCAGGCCACCAGCAGGTCGCCGAGGAGGATCGCCGACGAGCGACCGAACGCCGCCGGGTCCCCGCGCCACCCTGCGCCGACATGGGCGCTCTCCAGGGCGCGGTGAGCGGCCGGCCGGCCGCGCCGAGTATCGGAGTTGTCGATCAGGTCGTCGTGCACGAGCGCCGCGGACTGGAAGATCTCCAGAGCTGCGCAGACATCCCAGAGGGCCGCGGACTCGTCGGCGTCGCGATCGCCGAAGCGTGCGACGGCCTGCCAGCCTGCATGACAGAAACGGGCGCGCAGTCGCTTGCCGCCCACGAGAGTGTCGGCGGCCGAATCGATCAGACCCTCGGCATCAGCGCCGTAGTCGGCGGACTCGCCCCGCATCCGGTCGAGGAACAGCCGCAGGCGTGCGGCGACGGCGTCGGAGACGAAGGAGGGGGTCGGCACGACTCCCAGCATACGTAAAGCCAACGGAGGCCCTTACTGCTAGCCCGCAGCGGCATACCGCGCGTAGAATGGACGGACGAATACCCGAGGGGGACGAAATGCCACTCTCCGAACAGGAGCAGCGTCTGCTCGATGAGATGGAACGCCATCTCCTCCACAACGACGCCGATGTCGTCAGTGCGCCGTCAGGCGATCGAGCTCTCAGCTACCGCAACCTCGTCTACGGAGCTCTTCTGCTCCTCGCCGGGGTAGGCGGACTGATCGTCGGAGTCGTGCTCGGAGACGTCTGGGGCGTCGTGGTTGGCGTCATCGGATTCGCCGCCATGCTCGGGGGCGTCATGATCGCCGTGACCCCCGTTCGCAAGCCCCTCTCTGCAGTACCTCGCGAGCGCGCACCCAAGCAGCGCAGTTCGGCATCCTTCATGGATCGCATGAACGATCGATGGGATCGCCGCCAAGACGGCAACTGACCCCACCACTTCCTCGAAGGCCCGGATGCTCTGAGCATCCGGGCCTTCGTCGTGTTCGGGCGCTGAATCCACGGTGAGCTGTGGGGTTGGACATCGGCGCACCGACCCTGGGCTGGTCCTCCACTGGCGCTCCACCTCCCTCCACTCTGAGAAGCCGCGTGATCTCGCGGTTTTTTTTCGCGCACTGACGCTCTCGCAGCGCTTGGTTGCGGATTGACCGTAGGTTTGTGGAGGAAAGTGGAGTAAAGTGGGGCGCACCTCGAGTTGGCCGGACGGAGAGGGGGTGATGGCTGATGTTGCTGGGAACGCATTCTCCGAAGTTGGACGACAAGGGACGGGTCATCCTTCCCGCGAAGTTCCGCGAAGACCTCGGTGGCGGCATCGTCGTCACCAGAGGGCAGGAGCGCTGCCTCTACGTCTTCAGCACGGCCGAGTTCGAGGCGATGCACGAACGGATCCGTCAGGCGCCGCTCGCGAACAAGCAGGCGCGTGACTTCATGCGCCTGTTCCTCTCCGGTGCGAGTGCGGAGATGCCAGACAGCCAGAACCGCATCACCATCCCCGTGCACCTCCGTCAGTACGCGGGCTTGCAGAAGGAACTCATCGTCACCGGAGTCGGCGCCCACGCCGAGATCTGGGATGCCGAGAGCTGGAACAACTACCTCGCAGCCGGCGAGGAGACCTACTCCGATCTCGAGCAGGAGGTGATTCCGGGACTCTTCTGACCACGGCTGTGATGCCCCGCCGCTCCTGCCCCGACACACTTCCCCGGTGCCGGGTCGTGAAGCGGAGGGGGATCAGGGCCCTGGTCACCGACATACAGAGGTCACCCGAGAGAGATCATGAACCTCCGCGACATCCACACCCCCGTTCTGCTCGACCGCTGCGTCGAGCTCCTCGCTCCCGCCCTTCAGGCCGACGGAGCAGTGCTCGTCGATGCCACCCTCGGCATGGGTGGTCACTCCGAGGCGCTGCTCGAGCGGTTCCCCCACATCCGTCTCGTCGGACTCGACCGTGACACCGACGCCCTGCGCATCGCGGGGGAGCGGCTCGCCCGCTTCAAGGACCGGATCACACTCGTGCACACCGTCTACGACGAGATCGGGCTGCACGCCCAGAGCGCGGCCGGCATCCTCTTCGATCTCGGCGTCTCGTCTCTGCAGCTCGACGAGGCGGAGCGCGGCTTCGCGTACTCCAAGGACGCCCCGCTCGACATGCGCATGGATCAGACGAAGGGCGTCACGGCCGCCGAGGTCATCGCGACCTACAACGAGGGCAACCTGCGTCGCATCTTCGAGCGCTACGGCGAGGAGAAGCTCGCCGGTCGGTACGCGCGGTTCATCATCGCCGCACGCGAGAAGCAGCCGATCACCCGATCCGGTGAACTCGTCGAGATCCTCCAAGCGGCCACGCCCGCGGCGGCTCAGCGTGCCGGGCACCCTGCCAAGCGCGTCTTCCAGGCCCTGCGCATCGAGGTGAACGCCGAGCTCAACGTGCTGGCGGACGCGATCCCGTCTGCCATGGACGCTCTCGCCGTCGGCGGGCGCATCGTGGTCATGTCGTACCAGTCTCTCGAGGATCGACTCGTGAAGCAGGCCTTCGCCGCCGGCGCCGCCTCCACAGCACCCCGGGGTCTGCCCGTCGAACTGCCGGAGCATGCGCCCCGCTTCCGCATCATCACCAAGGGAGCGGAGCTCGCCGACGACGACGAGCGCGCGCGCAACCCCCGCGCGATTCCGGTCAGACTGCGTGCCGCAGAGAAAGTGCGGGAGAGCTCATGAGCCTGAACGTCGCAGTACGGAAGCCCAGCGCACTGCCCGGAGCCCCCGAGCGCGCTCCTCGCCGACGCCTCGAGCCGGTGACCGACACCCCGGTCCGCCGCAAGCCGAAGCTCGCCTACGCGCTCGCGGCACTGGCCGGGGCCATGATCATCGGAGCCGTGCAGATCGGACTCTCACTGGCGATCACGCAGGACTCGTTCGTGCTGGCAGGTCTGTCGGCGCAGCAGCACGAGCTGGACCTGCACGCCAGCGCCCTGCAGGAGGACCTCACCGGGACGAGCTCGCCTCAGTCGCTCGCCACCAGCGCCGCATCCCTCGGCATGGTCGTGGCAGGGGCTCCGTCCTACCTGCGCCTGAGCGATGGCGCCGTGTTCGGTCAGGGAACCGGTGCGACCGGCTCATCGACGATCGATCCGAACGGCGCGGGCGCAGTGAGCAACTCCCTGCTGAACGACGTGCCGGTCAACGCCTCGACGGCAGACGACGCCGTCCCAGAAGGGACGACGGGTCACCCCGCGCAGGAGCTTCCGCCCGCGATCACCGATGGGCTTCCGAGCCCGAGCACCCGCTAGCCGAATCCGCCCACCACCGAGACCTGACGGAGAGAGTCCATGACGACACGAGCAACCCGCACGCCGCGGCGACGCACGGTCGTCGCGCTCGCGGTGATCCTGGCGATCCTGGCTGCGTTCGTCGTGCGCCTCGTCGACATCCAGGTGGTCAAGGCCGACGAGCACGTCGCCCAGTCGCTCGAGTTCATCGCCCACCGCACCTCGATCCCGGGCGAGCGGGGATCAGTGGTCGACAGCGACGGATCGGTGCTCGCCGAGAGCGTCCTGGTCTACGACGCGCAGCTCAGCCCTCAGGTCATCCGGCTGCTGGAGGAGGACGACAAGAACCCTCCGAAGCTGCCGTGGGCCGAGGCGTCGACCCGCATCGCCGAGATCATGGGCCTGGACGCAGACGAGCTGCGGGCAGAGGTCGCGGCGAAGCTCGCGGAGGACCCCGACTCGCAGTACCTGCCGCTGGTCAAGGGCCTCAGCACCGAGAAGTACATCGAGCTGCGGGAACTCAAGGTGTCGTCGTACCTCGTCATGAAGCCGCGCGAGGTCAGGGTCTACCCGAACGGAGCGGTCGCAGGAAACCTCCTCGGGTACCTCGACGGCACCGGCACCGCGCAGGCCGGCGTCGAGAAGATGGACGAGAAGTGCCTCGCTCCCACAGACGGCGAGGAGTCGTATCGCACCGGCAAGAACAACGTCGTCATCCCCGGCAGCGAGAGCAGGGTGGATGCCGTCGACGGCGGCACCGTGCAGCTGACGATCAACAGCGATCTGCAGTGGTACATGCAGCAGATGATCGCCGAGGAGGCGCAGGCCCAGGGCGCCAAGGGCGGCACGGTCACCGTGGTCGAGGTCGGCACCGGAAAGATCCGCGCCGCGGCCGAATGGCCGACCATGGACCCCAACGATCTCGACGCCTCGTCGCCGGAGACCTGGACCAGCAAGCTCTTCACCTACCCGTTCGAGCCGGGGTCGACCTTCAAGGCGGTGACCGCTGCAGCCGTCATGGAGAACGCCGGCGTGACCATGACGAGTCCGACCGTCTCGGCGTCCTCGCACGAGAAGTTCGAGAACGGTGCCGTGATCAACGACGCATTCGTCCACCCCACCTTCCAGTACACCCTCGCCGGCGCACTCATCGACTCCTCGAACGTCGCGCTGTCGAAGTTCGGCACGATGGTGAGCCCGGACATCCGGCACGACTACCTCGAGCGTTTCGGAGTGGGAGAGACCACGGTCGGCTTCCCCAGCGAGACGTCCGGTGAGATCCACCCCACGAGCGAGTGGGACAACCAGTCGCTGTACACGACCACCTTCGGTCAGTACTTCACGGTGACCGCTCCCCAGCTCGCCGGCGCCTACCAGGCGATCGCCAACGGCGGACAGAAGATCGGCCTCTCACTGGTCGAGTCCTGCACGGCACCCGACGGCACGGTGGTAACCCCCCAGGCGCCCGAGCCGGAGCAGATCGTCAAGCCCGAGACCGCCGCCGACCTGACGCGGATGCTCGAGAACGTCGCCGTACAGGGCGGCAACGCCGACCGGATCCAGGTCCCCGGCTACCGCGTGACGAGCAAGACCGGTACCGCACAGATCCCCGACGGCAAGGGCGGATACAAGTCCGGCGTGTACTACACGAGCATGGTGGGCTTCGCTCCGGTCGACGATCCGCAGTACGTCGTGGTGGTGACTCTCGATGAGCCGACTAGAGTTACATCGTCTGCTGCTACCGCCTCGGCCTTCCAGAAGGCGATGACCCAGACCATGAAGACCTACCGCGTGATGCCGTCCTCCAGCCCGATGGACGCACTGCTTCCGAAGTTCGAATAGACGGCGCCCTGCCGCGCCTGGAGACGTCATGATCGCCCTGTCGCTTGCCGAGATCGCCGCTGTCGTCGGGGGTGATCTCCGCCTCGCCGGTTCTTCGACCGCCGACACCGTCGTCGACGGTGTGGTCGACACCGACTCGCGAAACATGGTGCCCGGATCCGTCTTCGTCGCGAAGCCGGGAGCAGAGACCGACGGACATCGATTCGTCGGCTCGGCGCTGGCCGCCGGTGCTGCGCTCGCGATCGTCGAGCACGCAGTCGATGACGAGATCACGCAGATCATCGTTCCCGACGTCATCGTCGCCCTCGCCGACCTCGCACGGGAGGTCGTCGCGCGCGTGCGCGCAGCGGGCGACCTCAAGATCGTCGGGATCACCGGGTCGAACGGCAAGACGACGACCAAGAACTTCCTCGCCCGCATCCTCGCCGACGAGGGCGAGACCGTCGCGCCCATCAACTCGTACAACAACGAGGTCGGCGCGCCGGTCACCATGCTGCGCGTCACATACGACACACGCTTCCTCGTCAGCGAGTTCGGTGCGGATGCGCCGGGGAGCATCGCCCGCCTCGCCGGACTCGTCGAGCCCGACATCGCGGTGGTGCTGATGGTCGGCATGGCTCACGCCGGCGGTTTCGGCGGCATCGAGGCGACGGCCAAGGCCAAGTCCGAGCTCGTGGCCGCTGCGAGGCCCGAAGGCACCGCTGTGCTCAACATCGACGACTCCCGTGTGGCCGCCATGGGCGAGCTCGCGCGGTCGCGGGGAATGCAGGTCGTCAGCTTCGGGCAGAGCACCGCGGCGGACGTGCAGGCCCACGACCTCGAGGTCACCGCGTCCGGCACCTCGTGCATCATCGAAGCGGCGGGGCAGAGCCTGCCCCTTCGCCTGCGGGTGCTCGGCGCGCACCACATCGGCAACGCGCTTGCGGCCATCGCAGCAGCGGGGGTTCTGGGCGTGTCGGCATCTGACGCCATCGCGCGTCTCGAGACGGTCGAGATCGCGGAGCGGTGGCGGATGCAGCCCATGGGCAGCGACCGGGTGCGAATCATCAACGATGCCTACAACGCCAGCCCCGACTCCATGTCGGCGGCGCTGCGCACTCTCGCCCAGATCACCGGCCCGGGGGAGCGGACGGTCGCGGTGCTCGGCGCCATGAGCGAGCTCGGTGAGACCGCCGGCGAGGAGCACGACCGGATCGGACTGCTGGCCGTCCGGCTGAACATCCAGCGGATCGTCGTCGTGGGCCCCGAGGCCCGCAGGCTCTACATCTCGGCCATCGGCGAAGGCTCCTGGGACAGCGAGGCCATCTTCTTCCCCGACCAGGACGCAGCGTTCGACTACCTGCGCACCGAACTCCGAGACGGCGACCGCGTGCTCGTGAAGTCCTCCAATTCCGTGGGCCTCCGGCACCTCGGCGATCGTCTGGGAGAATTGTTCTCGTGAGATCTCTCATCATGGCGGCTGCCATCTCGCTCGCCTTCACACTCTTTCTGACTCCCGTCTTCCTCCGGCTCTTCCGGAAGTGGGGCTGGGGCCAGGTCATCCGCACGCCCGAGGCGATCGAGAACCCGAACCACGAGGCGAAGCGTGGAACGCCCACCATGGGCGGCGTCATCTTCATCGTCGGCACCATGGTCGGCTACTTCACCGGCACGTACGTCGGCGGGGGCACCCCCGCGCTGTCCGCGCTTCTCGTCATCTGGCTGATGGTGGGCTTCGGAGCCGTCGGCTTCATCGACGACTACATGAAGGTGCGCAGCCAGCGCAGCCTCGGACTCTCGGGCTGGCGCAAGATCATCGGTCAGCTCGTCGTGATCATCCCGTTCGGCATCGTCGCCCTGAACTTCCCGAACGCGTTCGATCAGACCCCGGCATCCGGTTCGATCTCGCTCTTCCGCGACATCCCCTGGTTGAACCTCTTCGCCTTCACCGCGATCCTCGGGTGGGCGCTGTATCTGCTGTGGATCTCCGTCATCGGCGTCGCGACGTCGAACAGCGTCAACCTCACGGATGGACTCGACGGTCTCGCCGCGGGCGCCGGGGTCATCGTCGTCGGTGCCTACAGCCTGATCGCGTTCTGGCAGTTCAAGCAGTCGTGCGTCGGCGAGGGAGTCGAGACCGCAGCGCTGGGCGGATGCTACGAGGTCCGCGATCCGTTCAGCCTGGCGATCATCGCCGCGTCGTTCGCAGCGAGCCTGATCGGCTTCCTCTGGTGGAACGCTCCCAAGGCGAAGGTGTTCATGGGCGATGTCGGCTCCATGGCGATCGGAGGCGTCATCACCGCGATGGCGATCCTCACCCGCACCGAGCTTCTGCTTCTCGTGATCGCCGGCGTCTTCGTCCTCGCCTCCGGGTCTGTGATCCTCCAGCGCGCGTACTTCA is a genomic window containing:
- a CDS encoding LysM peptidoglycan-binding domain-containing protein — translated: MTTHAVARRTRYIQLGVPAAVLGTLSAAIAATPVSADAVSSPIERLQSAPTRIASAEAPPASYTVQPGDTISSIANRFGLRTVDVLGWNGLGWRSVIYPGQTLSLTAGATPAAPTAPAQTGSTATHTVAAGDTVFSIAQRHGTSVDAVLAANGLTRESVIYPGQQLALTGAPAPAPAPVPTTAPAPAPVAAGGQTHAVAAGDTLFAIAKKYGTTVAQLYALNGLSSGAIIYPGQSLTVAAAPVAAPSPAPAAVATTPPAQLFATLDAEQAGNASTIIRVGRELGVPDRAIAIALATAMVESSMRNLPSGDRDSLGLFQQRPSMGWGTPEQAVDPDRSTRVFYGGSADPNGQASRGLLDIPGWEALRFTDAAQTVQISAYPERYGQWETQAYQWLGIHG
- a CDS encoding Rv2175c family DNA-binding protein, translating into MSTSGVTATEWLTMPDLVDVLDETLGRVRRLIDEHYLIGSRRSGVFAVPSVFIVDDHPLSSLRGTIIVLQDAGFTDDEVIDWLLAPDDELGRSPIDALLAGHKSAVRRVARTLA
- a CDS encoding polyprenyl synthetase family protein; translation: MRGESADYGADAEGLIDSAADTLVGGKRLRARFCHAGWQAVARFGDRDADESAALWDVCAALEIFQSAALVHDDLIDNSDTRRGRPAAHRALESAHVGAGWRGDPAAFGRSSAILLGDLLVAWSDDLLEDAIEPLPHAAAVRREYGRMRRDVTVGQFLDIAEESAWSVHATDSHVERALRVVSFKSARYSIEQPLVLGAAIADADDDQLLALRRFGHPVGMAFQLRDDLLGVYGDAAVTGKPAGDDLREGKRTVLVALTRQTLDTSARNLFDEMLGDPELTAEQVAFLQATITASGALERVERMIEDYAREADRALSGARLDNAAVGDLRDLARAATVRSA
- a CDS encoding DUF3040 domain-containing protein — its product is MPLSEQEQRLLDEMERHLLHNDADVVSAPSGDRALSYRNLVYGALLLLAGVGGLIVGVVLGDVWGVVVGVIGFAAMLGGVMIAVTPVRKPLSAVPRERAPKQRSSASFMDRMNDRWDRRQDGN
- the mraZ gene encoding division/cell wall cluster transcriptional repressor MraZ encodes the protein MLLGTHSPKLDDKGRVILPAKFREDLGGGIVVTRGQERCLYVFSTAEFEAMHERIRQAPLANKQARDFMRLFLSGASAEMPDSQNRITIPVHLRQYAGLQKELIVTGVGAHAEIWDAESWNNYLAAGEETYSDLEQEVIPGLF
- the rsmH gene encoding 16S rRNA (cytosine(1402)-N(4))-methyltransferase RsmH; the protein is MNLRDIHTPVLLDRCVELLAPALQADGAVLVDATLGMGGHSEALLERFPHIRLVGLDRDTDALRIAGERLARFKDRITLVHTVYDEIGLHAQSAAGILFDLGVSSLQLDEAERGFAYSKDAPLDMRMDQTKGVTAAEVIATYNEGNLRRIFERYGEEKLAGRYARFIIAAREKQPITRSGELVEILQAATPAAAQRAGHPAKRVFQALRIEVNAELNVLADAIPSAMDALAVGGRIVVMSYQSLEDRLVKQAFAAGAASTAPRGLPVELPEHAPRFRIITKGAELADDDERARNPRAIPVRLRAAEKVRESS
- a CDS encoding peptidoglycan D,D-transpeptidase FtsI family protein, producing the protein MTTRATRTPRRRTVVALAVILAILAAFVVRLVDIQVVKADEHVAQSLEFIAHRTSIPGERGSVVDSDGSVLAESVLVYDAQLSPQVIRLLEEDDKNPPKLPWAEASTRIAEIMGLDADELRAEVAAKLAEDPDSQYLPLVKGLSTEKYIELRELKVSSYLVMKPREVRVYPNGAVAGNLLGYLDGTGTAQAGVEKMDEKCLAPTDGEESYRTGKNNVVIPGSESRVDAVDGGTVQLTINSDLQWYMQQMIAEEAQAQGAKGGTVTVVEVGTGKIRAAAEWPTMDPNDLDASSPETWTSKLFTYPFEPGSTFKAVTAAAVMENAGVTMTSPTVSASSHEKFENGAVINDAFVHPTFQYTLAGALIDSSNVALSKFGTMVSPDIRHDYLERFGVGETTVGFPSETSGEIHPTSEWDNQSLYTTTFGQYFTVTAPQLAGAYQAIANGGQKIGLSLVESCTAPDGTVVTPQAPEPEQIVKPETAADLTRMLENVAVQGGNADRIQVPGYRVTSKTGTAQIPDGKGGYKSGVYYTSMVGFAPVDDPQYVVVVTLDEPTRVTSSAATASAFQKAMTQTMKTYRVMPSSSPMDALLPKFE
- a CDS encoding UDP-N-acetylmuramoyl-tripeptide--D-alanyl-D-alanine ligase; protein product: MIALSLAEIAAVVGGDLRLAGSSTADTVVDGVVDTDSRNMVPGSVFVAKPGAETDGHRFVGSALAAGAALAIVEHAVDDEITQIIVPDVIVALADLAREVVARVRAAGDLKIVGITGSNGKTTTKNFLARILADEGETVAPINSYNNEVGAPVTMLRVTYDTRFLVSEFGADAPGSIARLAGLVEPDIAVVLMVGMAHAGGFGGIEATAKAKSELVAAARPEGTAVLNIDDSRVAAMGELARSRGMQVVSFGQSTAADVQAHDLEVTASGTSCIIEAAGQSLPLRLRVLGAHHIGNALAAIAAAGVLGVSASDAIARLETVEIAERWRMQPMGSDRVRIINDAYNASPDSMSAALRTLAQITGPGERTVAVLGAMSELGETAGEEHDRIGLLAVRLNIQRIVVVGPEARRLYISAIGEGSWDSEAIFFPDQDAAFDYLRTELRDGDRVLVKSSNSVGLRHLGDRLGELFS
- the mraY gene encoding phospho-N-acetylmuramoyl-pentapeptide-transferase; translated protein: MRSLIMAAAISLAFTLFLTPVFLRLFRKWGWGQVIRTPEAIENPNHEAKRGTPTMGGVIFIVGTMVGYFTGTYVGGGTPALSALLVIWLMVGFGAVGFIDDYMKVRSQRSLGLSGWRKIIGQLVVIIPFGIVALNFPNAFDQTPASGSISLFRDIPWLNLFAFTAILGWALYLLWISVIGVATSNSVNLTDGLDGLAAGAGVIVVGAYSLIAFWQFKQSCVGEGVETAALGGCYEVRDPFSLAIIAASFAASLIGFLWWNAPKAKVFMGDVGSMAIGGVITAMAILTRTELLLLVIAGVFVLASGSVILQRAYFKITRGKRLFLMSPFHHHLEMRGWSEVTIVVRMWIIAGLLAISAVGLFYVEWLTRVD